A window from Thermodesulfobacteriota bacterium encodes these proteins:
- the rpoD gene encoding RNA polymerase sigma factor RpoD produces MNRKMARRKAPDGIDGLVEKGRAQGFVTYDELNSVLPPNVLTGDQIDDVMEIFGENSIEVVDDYQKVPIPVANLLLGEEAAAEEEEEEAAVEEEPAVEEEFEYPGGIKGNDPVRLYLKEMGSIPLLNREGEVTLAKRIEDGEREIVSSVKSCSIALDELFRLGDKLRNGEILIRDVIKDLDEESTEEEEKAALDKVLRIVLRIRRTHQSAVEIEQRLKKGGLPEKERTLLKSKVAALHDRVVESIQEIHLKERQIEVIGDKIRRYADLVEAAEACIREVCDRVKLPGKVKDPEKELLRVFKEIREQKDGLAKAASKYHVKKDRLLEYETALKESRNAIRKVEREAGLSAPEIKVTLSSIERGERKVREAKRELVEANLRLVVSIAKKYTNRGLQFLDLIQEGNIGLMKAVDKFEYRRGYKFSTYATWWIRQAITRAIADQARTIRIPVHMIETINKLIRTSRYLVQELGREPSPEEIAERMDIPLEKVRKVLKIAKEPISLETPIGEEEDSHLGDFIEDKNTASPVDSVINIDLAEQVDKVLGSLTPREERVLRMRFGIGEKSDHTLEEVGQDFEVTRERIRQIEAKALRKLRHPSRSKRLRTFLE; encoded by the coding sequence GTGAATCGAAAGATGGCGAGGCGGAAAGCACCCGACGGCATCGACGGCCTGGTCGAAAAGGGGCGCGCGCAGGGGTTCGTCACCTACGACGAGCTGAACAGCGTCCTGCCCCCCAACGTGCTCACGGGGGACCAGATCGACGACGTCATGGAGATCTTCGGAGAGAACTCCATCGAGGTCGTGGACGACTACCAGAAGGTCCCGATCCCCGTCGCGAACCTCCTGCTCGGCGAGGAGGCGGCGGCGGAAGAGGAGGAGGAAGAGGCCGCCGTCGAGGAGGAGCCGGCCGTCGAGGAGGAGTTCGAGTATCCGGGCGGGATCAAGGGGAACGACCCCGTCCGCCTGTACCTCAAGGAGATGGGCTCCATCCCGCTGCTGAACCGCGAGGGCGAGGTGACGCTCGCCAAGCGGATCGAGGACGGGGAGCGGGAGATCGTGTCCTCCGTGAAGAGCTGCTCCATCGCCCTCGACGAGCTGTTCCGGCTGGGCGACAAGCTCCGCAACGGCGAGATCCTGATCCGCGACGTCATCAAGGACCTCGACGAGGAGTCGACCGAGGAGGAGGAGAAGGCGGCGCTGGACAAGGTGCTGCGGATCGTGCTGCGGATCCGCCGGACCCACCAGAGCGCCGTCGAGATCGAGCAGCGCCTGAAGAAGGGCGGGCTCCCGGAGAAGGAGCGGACGCTCCTGAAGTCCAAGGTCGCGGCGCTGCACGACCGGGTGGTGGAGTCGATCCAGGAGATCCACCTGAAGGAGCGGCAGATCGAGGTCATCGGCGACAAGATCCGCCGGTACGCCGACCTGGTGGAGGCCGCGGAGGCGTGCATCCGGGAGGTCTGCGACCGGGTGAAGCTCCCCGGGAAGGTGAAGGATCCCGAGAAGGAGCTGCTGCGCGTATTCAAGGAGATCCGGGAGCAGAAGGACGGGCTGGCGAAGGCCGCCTCGAAGTACCACGTGAAGAAGGACAGGCTGCTCGAGTACGAGACGGCCCTCAAGGAATCCCGGAACGCGATCCGGAAGGTGGAGCGCGAGGCGGGCCTCTCCGCCCCCGAGATCAAGGTGACGCTGTCCTCGATCGAGCGGGGCGAGCGGAAGGTCCGCGAGGCCAAGCGGGAGCTGGTCGAGGCGAACCTCCGGCTGGTGGTGTCGATCGCGAAGAAGTACACGAACCGCGGGCTGCAGTTCCTCGACCTGATCCAGGAGGGGAACATCGGGCTGATGAAGGCCGTGGACAAGTTCGAGTACCGGAGGGGGTACAAGTTCTCCACGTACGCGACCTGGTGGATCCGCCAGGCGATCACCCGGGCGATCGCCGACCAGGCGCGCACCATCCGGATCCCGGTCCACATGATCGAGACGATCAACAAGCTGATCCGCACGTCGCGGTACCTGGTCCAGGAGCTGGGGCGCGAGCCGTCCCCCGAGGAGATCGCGGAGCGGATGGACATCCCGCTCGAGAAGGTCCGCAAGGTCCTGAAGATCGCCAAGGAGCCCATCTCCCTCGAGACGCCGATCGGGGAGGAGGAGGACAGCCACCTCGGCGATTTCATCGAGGACAAGAACACCGCCTCTCCGGTGGACTCGGTGATCAACATCGACCTCGCGGAGCAGGTGGACAAGGTGCTGGGCAGCCTGACGCCGAGGGAGGAGCGGGTCCTGCGGATGCGCTTCGGGATCGGGGAGAAGTCGGACCACACCCTCGAGGAGGTCGGCCAGGACTTCGAGGTGACGCGGGAGCGGATCCGGCAGATCGAGGCGAAGGCGCTGCGGAAGCTGCGGCATCCGAGCCGCAGCAAGCGGCTGCGGACGTTCCTCGAATAG
- the dnaG gene encoding DNA primase, with amino-acid sequence MGGRISESTIREVRDRAEIVEVISETVPLSRAGANYRGLCPFHREKTPSFFVHPTRQAYKCFGCGEGGSVIDFLMKSRSLSFSDAVEELAERYGVTVRYEGGAARFRPKEDLWAILRLASETYRELLQSPSGKAGREFLKRRGITPEAEREFALGWAGHGGELMAALKKAGIDPARAEAAGLLVSSDRGHRERFRGRVLFPVADSRGRICGFGGRAVDDAVPKYLNSPESELYRKSSLLYGLHQALPSIRSDGRVVVVEGYMDLIGLWQKGIRSVVATCGTALTEFHARTLKRLSENVILFYDGDVAGKMAAVRSGGPLYAAGVSPRVLFPPKGMDPDDWAKAAPAGEIVLRIEGAGPLMEYIERGVSRKYDLESISGKLSYVRLMDKYLRWIVAPAERELYVQRVAQKTGLPAETIHRQIGQAEKGQPPPAESPAGAPDPLPEESLLLQLLAADPSLARDAREDGAFALLTDVEARELAGRLAELSERGAAEGAVALMEERLPEALRKRLSAEIVRADFPEGEARTRYPAALLALRIRARQREIETLQERMKAARSEEEKVSLLAGVLAAKKEKERLESERRSR; translated from the coding sequence GTGGGAGGACGTATTTCCGAATCCACGATCCGGGAAGTGAGAGACCGCGCGGAAATCGTCGAGGTGATTTCCGAGACGGTGCCCTTGAGCCGCGCCGGGGCGAACTACCGCGGGCTCTGCCCGTTCCACCGCGAAAAGACGCCGTCCTTCTTCGTCCATCCCACCCGCCAGGCCTACAAGTGCTTCGGCTGCGGGGAGGGGGGGTCGGTGATCGATTTTCTGATGAAGTCGCGCAGCCTCTCCTTCTCCGACGCGGTGGAGGAGCTGGCCGAGCGGTACGGCGTCACGGTCCGGTACGAAGGGGGTGCCGCCCGGTTCCGTCCGAAGGAGGATCTCTGGGCCATCCTCCGGCTGGCGTCGGAAACGTACCGCGAGCTTTTGCAATCCCCATCGGGGAAGGCGGGGCGCGAGTTCCTGAAGCGGCGCGGGATCACGCCGGAGGCGGAGCGGGAATTCGCCCTCGGATGGGCGGGGCACGGCGGGGAGCTGATGGCGGCCCTGAAGAAGGCGGGGATCGATCCCGCCCGCGCGGAGGCGGCCGGGCTCCTGGTCTCCTCCGACCGGGGGCACCGCGAGCGGTTCCGGGGACGGGTCCTTTTCCCGGTCGCGGACTCGCGCGGGCGCATCTGCGGGTTCGGCGGGAGGGCGGTCGACGACGCGGTCCCGAAGTATCTGAATTCCCCGGAGTCGGAGCTGTACCGGAAAAGCTCGCTGCTGTACGGCCTGCACCAGGCGCTCCCCTCGATCCGGAGCGACGGGCGGGTGGTGGTGGTCGAGGGGTACATGGACCTGATCGGCCTGTGGCAGAAAGGGATCCGGAGCGTCGTGGCGACCTGCGGGACCGCGCTGACGGAGTTTCATGCCCGGACCCTGAAGCGGTTGTCCGAGAACGTCATCCTATTCTACGACGGAGACGTCGCCGGGAAGATGGCCGCCGTGAGATCCGGGGGACCGCTTTACGCAGCCGGAGTCAGCCCCAGAGTCCTTTTCCCCCCGAAGGGGATGGACCCGGACGACTGGGCGAAGGCGGCTCCGGCCGGGGAGATCGTCCTCAGGATCGAGGGTGCGGGGCCCCTGATGGAATACATCGAGCGGGGGGTTTCCCGGAAATACGATCTCGAGTCCATTTCCGGAAAACTTTCCTACGTGAGGCTGATGGACAAGTACCTGCGATGGATCGTCGCCCCCGCGGAGCGGGAGCTGTACGTCCAGCGGGTGGCGCAGAAGACCGGTCTCCCGGCGGAGACGATCCATCGGCAGATCGGGCAGGCGGAGAAGGGGCAGCCCCCTCCGGCGGAATCCCCGGCCGGGGCGCCCGATCCCCTTCCGGAGGAGAGCCTCCTGCTGCAGCTCCTGGCCGCGGACCCGTCGCTGGCGCGCGATGCCCGCGAGGACGGGGCCTTCGCCCTGCTGACCGACGTGGAGGCCCGGGAGCTGGCCGGGCGGCTGGCGGAGCTTTCGGAGCGGGGAGCGGCGGAGGGCGCGGTCGCGCTGATGGAGGAGCGGCTTCCCGAAGCGCTCAGGAAACGCCTGTCGGCCGAGATCGTGCGGGCCGATTTCCCGGAGGGGGAAGCGCGGACTCGGTATCCCGCGGCGCTGTTGGCGCTGCGCATCCGGGCGCGGCAGCGGGAGATCGAGACGCTGCAGGAGCGGATGAAGGCCGCGCGGTCCGAGGAGGAGAAGGTCTCCCTCCTTGCGGGCGTGCTGGCCGCGAAGAAGGAAAAGGAACGGCTGGAATCGGAACGCAGATCCCGATGA
- a CDS encoding GatB/YqeY domain-containing protein, giving the protein MGTREQIRQDMQKAAKERDSLALSALRMAVAAIKNREIDAVTRKEISSGSELPEEGVLKVIAAMVKQRRESIELFLQGNRPELAEKEKSEIAVLERYLPQALSPGEIEALVREAIAETGAKGPADMGRLMKAVMPKVAGRADGKAVNDTVRRLLAG; this is encoded by the coding sequence TTGGGAACCAGGGAACAGATCCGGCAGGACATGCAGAAGGCGGCCAAGGAGCGCGACTCCTTGGCCCTTTCTGCTTTGCGGATGGCGGTTGCCGCCATCAAGAACCGCGAGATCGACGCGGTCACGCGGAAGGAGATCTCTTCGGGCTCGGAGCTTCCCGAGGAGGGAGTCCTCAAGGTGATCGCGGCGATGGTCAAGCAGCGGCGGGAATCGATCGAGCTGTTCCTGCAGGGGAACCGGCCCGAGCTTGCGGAGAAGGAGAAGTCCGAGATCGCCGTGCTCGAGCGGTACCTCCCGCAGGCGCTCTCCCCGGGGGAGATCGAGGCGCTCGTCCGCGAGGCGATCGCGGAGACGGGGGCGAAGGGGCCCGCGGACATGGGGCGGCTCATGAAGGCCGTCATGCCGAAGGTTGCGGGCCGCGCGGACGGCAAGGCGGTCAACGACACGGTCCGGCGCCTCCTCGCCGGATAG
- the rpsU gene encoding 30S ribosomal protein S21, with protein MPGVRVKEEEPFESVLKRFKKQCEKAGILSEIRKREHYEKPSVKKKKKTLAARKRALKKMKKMSSR; from the coding sequence ATGCCGGGCGTCCGAGTGAAGGAAGAGGAGCCCTTCGAGAGCGTCCTGAAGCGTTTCAAGAAACAGTGCGAAAAGGCCGGGATCCTGTCGGAGATCCGAAAGCGCGAGCACTACGAGAAGCCCAGCGTCAAGAAGAAGAAGAAGACGCTGGCGGCCAGGAAACGGGCCTTGAAGAAAATGAAGAAGATGAGCAGCCGGTAA
- a CDS encoding pyrimidine/purine nucleoside phosphorylase → MRHNRYFDDKVQSLGFSDAVGDATVGVIEPGEYAFGTSQRERMTVVAGALRYRLPGQPWLAAGPGETFEVPAGVTFEVKAEGQTAYLCRYG, encoded by the coding sequence ATGCGGCACAACCGCTATTTCGACGACAAGGTGCAGTCGCTGGGATTTTCGGATGCCGTCGGCGACGCGACGGTGGGGGTCATCGAGCCGGGGGAGTACGCGTTCGGGACCTCGCAGCGGGAACGGATGACCGTGGTGGCGGGCGCCCTCCGGTATCGGCTGCCGGGGCAGCCGTGGCTCGCGGCTGGGCCCGGCGAGACCTTCGAGGTGCCCGCGGGGGTGACGTTCGAGGTGAAGGCGGAAGGGCAGACGGCGTACCTCTGCCGGTACGGGTGA
- a CDS encoding histidine triad nucleotide-binding protein, which yields MSDDCIFCKIARKEVPAQPIYEDHDLVAFADIQPVAPVHVLIVPKEHMQNLNEVGKADAPMLGKALRLAAKIANDKGVAETGYRIVINNGEQGGQVVPHLHFHLIGGRPLDHKMG from the coding sequence ATGAGCGACGACTGCATTTTCTGCAAGATCGCACGGAAGGAAGTTCCGGCGCAGCCCATCTACGAGGACCACGACCTGGTCGCCTTCGCCGACATACAACCGGTCGCGCCGGTGCACGTGCTCATCGTTCCCAAGGAGCACATGCAGAACCTCAACGAGGTGGGGAAGGCCGACGCCCCCATGCTGGGGAAGGCGCTGCGCCTGGCGGCGAAGATCGCCAACGACAAGGGCGTCGCGGAGACCGGCTACCGGATCGTGATCAACAACGGGGAGCAGGGAGGGCAGGTCGTCCCGCACCTGCATTTCCACCTGATCGGCGGCCGGCCCCTCGATCACAAGATGGGCTGA
- the hisI gene encoding phosphoribosyl-AMP cyclohydrolase: protein MKAEELIGIVKFDERGLVPVVTQDVTDNAVLMVAWANGEAIRNTFSSGHATYWSRSRKSLWVKGETSGHFQDVEEVLYDCDVDTILYRVRQQGPACHTGERSCFYRSAYRRGGKTE from the coding sequence ATGAAGGCCGAGGAGCTGATCGGGATCGTGAAGTTCGACGAGCGGGGGCTCGTGCCCGTCGTGACGCAGGACGTGACGGACAACGCCGTCCTCATGGTGGCGTGGGCGAACGGGGAGGCGATCCGCAACACGTTCTCCTCGGGGCACGCGACCTACTGGAGCCGCTCGAGGAAGTCGCTCTGGGTGAAGGGGGAGACCTCGGGGCACTTCCAGGACGTCGAGGAGGTCCTCTACGACTGCGACGTCGACACGATCCTGTACCGCGTCCGCCAGCAGGGACCCGCGTGCCACACCGGGGAACGGAGCTGTTTCTATCGCAGCGCATATCGGCGAGGGGGGAAGACCGAATGA
- the hisF gene encoding imidazole glycerol phosphate synthase subunit HisF, with protein sequence MLAKRIIPCLDVRGGRVVKGVRFVDLRDAGDPVEIAARYDREEADELVFLDITASHEKRDILIDVVRKTAEQVFMPLTVGGGVRTIDDIRALLLAGADKVSINTAAVNDPELVRLSAERFGSQCTVVAIDARAVPGRPGEWEVYTHGGRKPAGIPAVEWARRMEELGAGEILLTSMDRDGTRDGYDIPLTRAVVDAVGIPVIASGGVGTLEHLLEGLTAGGADAVLAASIFHFAEHTVEDARRYLRSRGVSVRPSVASGGGQGTAGRGVTEER encoded by the coding sequence ATGCTGGCCAAGCGCATCATCCCGTGCCTCGACGTCCGGGGCGGGCGGGTCGTCAAGGGGGTCCGCTTCGTGGACCTGCGCGACGCGGGAGACCCCGTGGAGATCGCGGCGCGGTACGACCGGGAGGAGGCCGACGAGCTGGTCTTCCTCGACATCACCGCGTCGCACGAGAAGCGGGACATCCTGATCGACGTCGTGCGGAAGACGGCGGAGCAGGTCTTCATGCCGCTGACGGTCGGAGGGGGAGTCCGGACGATCGACGACATCCGGGCGCTCCTGCTGGCGGGGGCCGACAAGGTGTCGATCAACACGGCCGCGGTGAACGATCCGGAGCTGGTGCGGCTCTCGGCCGAGCGGTTCGGAAGCCAGTGCACGGTCGTGGCGATCGACGCCCGGGCGGTTCCCGGAAGGCCCGGGGAGTGGGAGGTGTACACCCACGGCGGGCGGAAGCCCGCCGGGATCCCCGCCGTGGAATGGGCGCGCCGGATGGAGGAGCTGGGGGCGGGCGAGATCCTGCTGACCAGCATGGACCGGGACGGGACGCGCGACGGGTACGACATCCCGCTGACGCGGGCCGTCGTCGACGCCGTGGGGATCCCCGTGATCGCCTCCGGCGGCGTGGGGACGCTGGAGCACCTGCTGGAGGGATTGACGGCGGGAGGCGCGGACGCGGTGCTGGCCGCCTCCATTTTCCATTTCGCGGAGCATACCGTGGAGGACGCAAGGCGGTACCTGAGAAGCCGCGGGGTTTCCGTCCGGCCGTCCGTCGCCTCCGGCGGCGGGCAAGGGACGGCGGGCCGGGGGGTGACGGAGGAGCGATGA
- the hisA gene encoding 1-(5-phosphoribosyl)-5-[(5-phosphoribosylamino)methylideneamino]imidazole-4-carboxamide isomerase, translating to MPFQVIPAIDIQGGKAVRLRQGRAEDSTVFSDSPLDVARKFVAAGASQLHVVDLDGAFLGKPVNADIITRIASSAGVPVQVGGGVRNFDAASRYFGAGVSRIILGTSVVRDPEEVVRITRAYPGKVAVGIDARDGRVAIRGWVEVTGLVAVDLARRIEKNGVSCFVYTDISRDGMMVGPNFDAIREFAKGVSVPVIASGGVTTLDDVRALRAMEGEGVSGAIIGRALYDGSIDLAEALKAERR from the coding sequence ATGCCGTTCCAGGTCATACCGGCGATCGACATCCAGGGAGGGAAGGCGGTACGCCTGCGCCAGGGGCGCGCGGAGGACTCGACGGTCTTCTCCGACTCCCCGTTAGACGTCGCCCGCAAGTTCGTCGCGGCGGGGGCGTCGCAGCTCCACGTGGTCGATCTCGACGGCGCGTTCCTGGGAAAGCCGGTCAACGCGGACATCATCACGCGCATCGCCTCCTCCGCCGGCGTCCCGGTCCAGGTGGGCGGCGGCGTGCGGAACTTCGACGCGGCGTCCCGGTACTTCGGAGCCGGCGTGTCGCGGATCATCCTGGGCACATCCGTCGTCCGGGACCCCGAGGAGGTCGTCCGGATCACGCGGGCCTACCCCGGGAAGGTGGCGGTGGGGATCGACGCCCGCGACGGCCGCGTGGCGATCCGCGGATGGGTGGAGGTGACGGGGCTCGTCGCCGTCGACCTGGCGCGCCGGATCGAGAAGAACGGCGTGTCGTGCTTCGTCTACACCGACATCAGCCGCGACGGGATGATGGTGGGCCCCAACTTCGACGCCATCCGGGAATTCGCGAAGGGCGTGTCCGTTCCGGTGATCGCCTCGGGCGGCGTGACGACGCTCGACGACGTCCGCGCGCTCCGGGCGATGGAAGGCGAGGGGGTGAGCGGCGCGATCATCGGCCGCGCCCTCTACGACGGGTCGATCGACCTGGCCGAAGCGCTGAAGGCGGAGCGGAGGTAG
- the hisH gene encoding imidazole glycerol phosphate synthase subunit HisH: MTDIGVVDYGMGNLRSVGKALESLGFRVTVSGDPAELSPCRGIVFPGVGAFRDCMGNVVRQGLLPFLKEYLASDRPFLGICVGMQLLLSESEEFGRHEGIGFFPGKVVRFPAGMPAEGGGVLKVPHMGWNGVEILRDHPVLEGIPSGTYFYFVHSYYAAPSDPDAAVCSATYGVPFTAAVARGNRFAVQFHPEKSQAAGLRLLKNFGRLCKAA, encoded by the coding sequence TTGACGGACATCGGCGTCGTCGATTACGGCATGGGGAACCTGCGCAGCGTCGGGAAGGCGCTGGAGTCGCTCGGGTTCCGCGTGACCGTCAGCGGCGATCCGGCGGAGCTGTCGCCCTGCCGGGGGATCGTCTTCCCGGGAGTGGGCGCCTTCCGCGACTGCATGGGGAACGTGGTCCGGCAGGGGCTGCTTCCGTTCCTGAAGGAATACCTGGCGTCGGACCGGCCGTTCCTCGGGATCTGCGTGGGGATGCAGCTCCTGCTCTCCGAGAGCGAGGAGTTCGGCCGGCACGAGGGGATCGGTTTCTTCCCGGGCAAGGTGGTCCGGTTCCCCGCCGGCATGCCCGCGGAGGGCGGCGGCGTACTGAAGGTGCCGCACATGGGATGGAACGGCGTGGAGATCCTCCGGGACCATCCCGTCCTCGAAGGGATCCCGTCGGGGACGTACTTCTACTTTGTCCATTCGTATTACGCCGCGCCGTCCGATCCGGACGCGGCGGTCTGCAGTGCGACGTACGGGGTCCCGTTCACCGCCGCCGTGGCGCGCGGGAACCGGTTCGCCGTCCAGTTCCACCCGGAGAAAAGCCAGGCGGCGGGGCTGCGCCTGCTGAAAAATTTCGGCCGCCTGTGCAAGGCGGCGTGA
- the hisB gene encoding imidazoleglycerol-phosphate dehydratase HisB encodes MTRESQVERTTKETSIKLSLRLQGEGASRIETGVAFLDHMLTLFSRHGLFDLTVLGKGDIEVDYHHLVEDVGICLGEAFRRALGDMKGIARYGHSVVPMIEALAAVTVDISARPHLVYRVPLRNEKVGRFDVELVEEFFRAFAQSSGVCMHVNVEYGSNAHHTVEAVFKAFGRAMSDASRIDPRVQGVLSTKGVMG; translated from the coding sequence ATGACGAGGGAAAGCCAGGTCGAGCGGACGACGAAGGAAACCAGCATCAAGCTTTCCCTGCGGCTCCAGGGGGAAGGGGCATCGCGGATCGAGACGGGGGTGGCGTTCCTCGACCACATGCTCACCCTGTTCTCGCGCCACGGGCTGTTCGACCTGACGGTCCTGGGCAAGGGGGACATCGAGGTCGACTACCACCACCTGGTGGAGGACGTCGGGATCTGCCTCGGCGAGGCGTTCCGGCGGGCGCTCGGCGACATGAAGGGGATCGCGAGGTACGGCCACTCCGTGGTGCCGATGATCGAGGCGCTGGCGGCGGTGACGGTGGACATCTCGGCACGGCCGCACCTGGTCTACCGCGTCCCCCTCAGGAACGAGAAGGTGGGGAGGTTCGACGTGGAGCTGGTGGAGGAGTTCTTCCGCGCCTTCGCGCAGTCGTCGGGGGTGTGCATGCACGTCAACGTGGAGTACGGCTCCAACGCGCACCACACGGTGGAGGCCGTCTTCAAGGCGTTCGGGCGCGCCATGTCCGACGCGTCGCGGATCGACCCGCGCGTCCAGGGCGTCCTCTCCACCAAGGGGGTCATGGGTTGA